Part of the Nicotiana sylvestris chromosome 5, ASM39365v2, whole genome shotgun sequence genome is shown below.
GAATCACGTTTTCTTgccatttttctcttcttttttctgtcTTCTCCAAAGACAAAATAACCAATCTACTTTAATTGGGTGGCAGCCTGATAGGAAATTCCACACTCGTGTCTCCTAATCGTGTCAGGTTGACATGGCACATGGGTGGTTCAGGCAAAGCAACTCCATGTGTGTCTGGTGTGTGTATGtttgtgagagagagagagaatttttTATAGAAATTTTTGGTGGGCGGAATAAGTTTGTTAAATTTTGCTTCTTCAATTGTTTAACACGATATTTCTGGAATTTGTTAACTCCTTCCGAATGGTCAAAACCAAGTTGCTAAAGAAGAATTTTTACACTCTTCGTAGTCTTACTGAGAACAATCAATTGCGAGCGGAAAGACAAATGTTAAATCACCAAGCCAAAGATCACATAATGCTATATAATGGAGGACAAACATTGACAAGAAAACATGTAtttaagaaggaaagaagaataaGAGGGGAGAATTCGCTTTGAAGAAACTATTCCCTAGATATACATGTCGTGTTATTTCACAATTGAatcaatttaaaattttaaaaaggtCAAAAAATCGAATCTACAAGAAAATCTTCTAACACATATGCTAAAATTCTTAGATGGGTCAAAAACAAAAGTGAGAATTTGATGAATAGATAGAAAAGGAGAAGCTTTCCACACCTGTAGCTTGCCAAGGTGCCATGCTCCAGAAACACTAACAACTTCAAGTACTTTGTCATGCATTGACTGGTCGTTGAAGTCATCATCATGCTCGAAATCATTTTGCCACAGATCAACTCCACCCATATAGCTACCAATATTCAGCACAATCAAGCCCTCAGTATCCTGATCGAATTATAAATAAGGGGATTGATTAGGAATTACAAATGGGAAAGCAAGAAAAAGTTTGACTTCCAGATTTTGCAATGTGTATACCTTGGGGATCTCTACGTCCTTCCCATCAACTTCAAGCCATACTTGCCATGGCAAATCTGCACAAGTTCTGCCCATTATATCTCTAGCACCTTCTTTTGCATATCGCAATTTATTTACTAACTGTAGGAGAAACTTGATTAGACACACACAACACAAGCAGTAAATTGTGAGATGAATTTAATTAATATGGAGAGAAACTACAGCATAGTGATCTATTGACAACATGCAATCAGAATCAATTATCTTCAACAATGTCCGCTAAAGATTTGCCATTGTTTTTCTACATATTATTTCCCATTGAAATATATGGGCAACTGGAAAAATGATTCCCAAGGGCATATAAATATATAGGCTCACATATTAAGTTATAAAACAACTGTAGCTTAGAGATCACTGAGGCACAAAATGGCATGTTCATACCTGACTATTAAACTTCTCAGGGTTTTCTTCCCTGTTCATATGAAATTCATATGCAACCTTTGCATCACATCCTATACCTGTAGCAGAAAAGCTTCCAGTAATTAAATATATCCAAAGGTACCAGTTAAAGGACATGCACGTGGTGTCTAGAGAGCGCATTGCTGATATAGTGATATATATGCTAAAAGGCAGGTCCAAGCATCATATATAAAATTAGCACAAATAGAAGGGTCTTTTCATTGTTTTCTGGGCTAGCATCAAAAGCCCCCTTCCCCCCATCCTATGGCAGGCAAATGTCATCCAAACCCCAAATCAAATAAGAAAACAAGTCATAATGTGGAAACAGATGGAAGTTTACCCAAGTAATTCAGCATGAACTTTGATTGCACATTAGGGGTGTCGTGAGCAGATTTTTCTTCAGTTATGTTGACTTTCCAACGATCAAGCATTGTAACGGCAGCATGGTTCAAATCGTGCAGAAAGGGTCTTAATCCACCTTGCCCTTCAACCATTGCAAATCCACCACCCCATTGCAGGACTCTAGACAAATCATTCCCAGTTCCCAAAGGAAGAACTGCTACTGGTGGAGGTGACTCAAAGTTATGCCGCTCAATAGCATCAAGGACCCAAGCAACAGTCCCATCACCACCACAGACCAAGACCCGAAAGTACTGCAAGTTACTAAATAATTCTAAACCAGCTTCAGGCCCTTGGGACTGACCAAGTTCAAATACCTGCATTTATGAAAATCAAATTCTTATGCAATCTGAACGTTCGAACACAGAGACAACACTTGCCATGACTGATAAATTACAAGACAAAAGGAGGAtaactcttttgtttttttttcttataagGTCAAAAGGAGGACAACTATTGAAAATGCCTTCAGGTAATTTCCTATAGATATAacttcataataaaacaaacaactCCAGAACTTAGAATATTCCAAGTCACAAAATGAACTCAAAATAAGGAGGAAAATGAGGATGGAGATAGATGGTCAGCCATCACTTAGATCACATTCTAAATGAAGAAGACAGGTCAGAGAGAACGAGCATTAGTGACTTGGAAATGACGTTCATCCTGATCAAAGCAAAAGGTAGGGCCAAGCTCTAGCCCAAATAGGTATAACCATAAGCCGTCCACTATAGCTACTAAATAACAATTCCACTAAACAAAATGGGTAAGTTACAAACTATGACAAAAGCCTTTTGCCCCAACTTTAACTGTCATTCTTTCTGTTTTGGGTAGTCCAAAGTTTGTAACCACATTCCTAAAAAAGGGAAACTTGCTTCCTTCACTCTTcatattttctcaaatttttataTTAACGTAGTATTAAAACAAGCAAATATTTCAAAAGGCTAAGCTTAACTTCAGAGTTGCAATCACTTTCATTTACATAATGCAAAACATCAACTGTTGCCTCCACAGTTGTGCCCAAAGAAAATAGCATACCTAAATTGGACCATAAGAGTTATCTATTAGATGATTTATTTTGAGCTAGGTAACATGTTTAGGACATGAACTGTCATTTAGATAAAGACAAATGATACCAGAGGCCATTAACTATCTAAAAAGTTTAAATTAGGTCTTTATATAATATCTAATCATAAATAACCCTTAAATCTCCCATTTAGCTTCACACAACCATTGGTATCGTCTACTATTGGCAAAGTATCAAATTGTTAAAATATTGGTATTTTTCTCTTGCTATCCAAGTGGTGCCAGTTTCTCTCCAATCTCTCTTTATTCGCAAATAAGAATAAGGGAAGAAAAGAGAGGGCTCTTATTAGTTACACAtagaacaacaaaacaagcaactTCCAGTTTTTTCCCCTTTTCTTGAAGTTGTTGGAGATGATTATTAGTGTTAGATTTCAGAAAAAGTCTCTATTTCTTCTTTTCCTGTTCTTATTGCAAAAATATTGCAAATAGAGGGAGCAATAGGATGAATTGACACCAACTTTCATAGCAAGAAAAAGGAAATGCTTTAGATTAAACACTTTGATAAAGGTAGATGATATATGTGGTTCTTTAAAAAGTTTTTAAGAGATTGGCTCTGACCAAAAGAGTTTAGATAGTTTTGCTGTTTAGCACATATGCTATCATTTGCTCATTAGCTAATTATTCCAGTCATTTCCTTTTAAACTAAAGCTGTGATATGCAGGAGTACTTGCAAATCTTAGCCTTAAAATTGATATTCCACCTGAACAGGATTCAATAGCATGTTTAATCTCCTTCTAAGAGCAGGACCATTTTGAGCTCCGCTTTTAGTGTTAATGAAAACTAGAAGAGGTCTAGCATCCTGAGGCAAATCCACTAGCGCATACTTTTTAGATCTGCCCAAGATTCTACTTTCCTGCTTGTTCCAGGCCAACCCATTCTGGCTAACTTTTCTGGCACCCAGCTTGTTACATTTTATAGAGTAGCCATTATTCTTCTCATAGGGGGAAAGCTTCAAGGCAACCAGGGATCTAATCACATATTCCAAAGCTCTCTTTGCAGCACAACTGCCTTGCACTTTACCATTTATGAGGTCATTTCCATGTTTGTGCCGATGACGCTTTCGTCTGATGTGCCCATTGGTATTCATTTTTTCTGCCAGAGAACTTAACATTGCACCATCTTTAGTCTCAGCTTCTACATCTTTAACATAGAGTGGAGAAAGAATAAGCCTTCTGAGAGGACCCAGATCACAAATATCACCAGATTCTTCAGACATCTTGGCATGGCATTTGACATGTATCAATCGTTGACACCATAAACAATACCAAGTTGGAGATGCATCAAGGAAAGGAACACCACAAGGTTCATCACAGTAGAAACAAAAGGCAGACATCTCAGGATTCTCATCCAAGTCGGTCCATCTTTCAGACCAATGGTGCCGGACATGGCTTAAACCAGCCTGTGCGACACACTTGCAATCCTTTGTGGCAAACT
Proteins encoded:
- the LOC104227616 gene encoding diacylglycerol kinase 2, with the translated sequence MVDISVSLLRLLNSSYYFGSYFFAWLVTGSLGLLAVIYVFLKWQRKTSLNWVKAAAVAKKQVWEKLKVPLSHHTWIEDFAYGVQPSTCSVCLTSLVSPHTLGTKAASRSPVHRCAICGVAAHFRCSQFATKDCKCVAQAGLSHVRHHWSERWTDLDENPEMSAFCFYCDEPCGVPFLDASPTWYCLWCQRLIHVKCHAKMSEESGDICDLGPLRRLILSPLYVKDVEAETKDGAMLSSLAEKMNTNGHIRRKRHRHKHGNDLINGKVQGSCAAKRALEYVIRSLVALKLSPYEKNNGYSIKCNKLGARKVSQNGLAWNKQESRILGRSKKYALVDLPQDARPLLVFINTKSGAQNGPALRRRLNMLLNPVQVFELGQSQGPEAGLELFSNLQYFRVLVCGGDGTVAWVLDAIERHNFESPPPVAVLPLGTGNDLSRVLQWGGGFAMVEGQGGLRPFLHDLNHAAVTMLDRWKVNITEEKSAHDTPNVQSKFMLNYLGIGCDAKVAYEFHMNREENPEKFNSQLVNKLRYAKEGARDIMGRTCADLPWQVWLEVDGKDVEIPKDTEGLIVLNIGSYMGGVDLWQNDFEHDDDFNDQSMHDKVLEVVSVSGAWHLGKLQVGLSQARRLAQGGTVKIHASSPFPVQIDGEPFIQQPGCLEITHHEQMFMLKKASGSNGPRGHAAAIMTEVLVDAECKGLITAAQKKVLLQQIALQLS